The DNA window CAGTTCGGATTCGGGAATGTCGAATGCGGCCATGCTGGCGGCGCCGCCGTTGGGGATGCGGTCGAAGCGGTTGGTGTATTCCAGCACGGCGGCGTCGCCGCGCGCCTTGACGTCGGCCAGGATGCCGGCGACGGCGCGCTCGATGGCGTCGTCGGTGCCCGCTTCAAACGCCAGCAGGGTGTCCAGTGACTTTTTGAAATCGGCTTGGGTGGAATCGAGCTTGGTGATTTGAATCGGCATGATGGAATCCGTGGTTACTTCTTCGAAGCGCGTTCGAACGCTTCGATGATCGGTTGCAGACGCTCGCGCTTGAGCTTCAACGCGGCCTGGTTGACGATCAGGCGCGACGAGATGTCCATGATGGCTTCGACTTCGACCAGGTCGTTGGCGCGCAGCGTGTTGCCGGTGCTGACCACGTCGACGATGGCGTCCGACAGGCCGACCAGCGGCGCCAGCTCCATCGAGCCGTACAGCTTGATCAGATCGACGTGCACGCCCTTCTTGGCGAAGTGCTCGCGCGCGGTCTGCACGAACTTGGTGGCCACGCGCAAGCGCGCGCCCTGGCGCACGGCGGTCTCGTAATCGAAGCCGTTCTTGACGGCGACCGACATGCGGCAGGCCGCGATGTTCAAGTCGATCGGCTGGTACAAGCCCTCGCCGCCATGCTCCAGCAGCACGTCCTTGCCGGCCACGCCGAAGTCCGCCGCGCCATGCTGCACATAGGTCGGTACGTCGGTGGCGCGCACGATGATGACGCGCACGTCGGGATCGTTGGTCGACAGGATCAGCTTGCGCGACGTCTCGGGGTTTTCGGTGACGGTGATGCCTGCCGCTTCCAGCAGCGGCAAGGTGTCCTCGAAAATACGTCCCTTCGACAGCGCCAGGATCAGCTGCTGGTTGGCCGGGGCTTGGGCTTGGAATGCGCTCATGTTTACTTTATCCGTTTGATATTGGCGCCGACGGCGGACAGCTTCACTTCCATTTGGTCGTAACCGCGGTCGAGGTGATAGATGCGGTCGATCAGGGTCTCGCCGCGCGCGGCCAGCGCCGCGATCACCAGCGAAGCCGAGGCGCGCAAGTCGGTCGCCATCACCGGCGCGCCGACCAGCTGCGCGACGCCCTTGATGTGGGCCGTGTTGCCGTCGGTCTCGATGGACGCGCCCAGGCGATTCATCTCCTGCACGTGCATGAAGCGGTTTTCGAAGATGGTTTCGGTCACGCGGCTAGGACCGGAGGCGATGGTGTTGACCGCCATGAACTGCGCCTGCATGTCGGTCGGGAAGCCGGGGTATTCGGTGGTGCGGAAGGTGACCGGCTCCGGGCGCTGGTCCATCTGCGCCCGGATCCAGTTGTCGCCGATGGTCATCTTAAGGCCGACTTCGCGCAGCTTGTCGAGCGCCGCGTCCATGATGTCGACGCGGGTGTTGCGGATCGTGATGTCGCCGCCGGTGGCCGCGACAGCGCACAGGAAGGTCGCCGCCTCGATGCGGTCGGAGATGACGGCGTGTTTGGCGCCGTGCAGCTCGGCCACGCCCTGGATCACCAGGCGGTCGGTGCCGATACCTTCGATCTTGGCGCCCATGGCAACCAGCAGGTTTGCCAGGTCGGTCACTTCCGGCTCGCGCGCGGCGTTTTCCAGGATCGTCTCGCCTTCGGCCAAGGTCGCGGCCATCAGCAGGTTCTCGGTGCCGGTCACGGTGATCATGTCGGTGACGATGCGCGCGCCCTTGAGCTTTGCGCACTTGGCGTAGATGTAGCCGGCGTCGATGGTGATCTCGGCGCCCAGCGCCTGCAGACCCTTGATGTGCTGGTCGACAGGGCGCGAACCGATCGCGCAGCCGCCCGGCAGCGACACCTTGGCTTCGCCGAAGCGCGCCAGCAATGGGCCGAGCACCAGGATCGAGGCGCGCATGGTTTTCACCAGCTCATACGGCGCTTCGAGCTTGTTGATCGCGGAGCCGTTCAGCGTGACGGCGTCGCCGTCCTGCTTGACCTGCAGGCCGGTTTCCTTCAGCAACTTGAGCATCGTGGCGACGTCGTGCAGGTGCGGCACGTTGGTCAGTTCCAGATCGCCGGCGGTCAGCAGGCCCGCGCACAGGATGGGCAGCGCCGCGTTCTTGGCGCCGGAGATGTTGATGTCGCCGTGCAGGCGGTTGCCGCCTTGGATGAGGAGCTTGTCCATGCTTATCCTTTGTATTCTTCAGGGGTGAGGGTTTTCATCGACAGCGCGTGGATCTCTTCGCGCATGCGGTCGCCCAGCGCGGCGTAAACGATCTGATGGCGCTGGATCGGACGCTTGCCCGCGAACGCCGGCGAGACGATGACGGCCTGGAAGTGCTGGCCGTCGCCTTCGACTTCGAGGTGGGTGCATTCGAGACCGGCGGAGATGTAGCCGTGGATCAGTTCTGGAGTGGTGGTCATGATGAATCCTTAAATAATAATGGCGCCGCTTTAGTGACGTAACCCTCAGTGGCGTAAACGATAGCCGCTGCGCAGAAGACGAATGGCGGCCAGCGACAGCACCACCAGGAAGCCGGAGACGATGGCAAGGCTGGTCCATGGATTGGTGTCGGACTGGCCGAAGAAACCGTAGCGGAAGCCGTCGATCATGTAGAAGAACGGGTTCAGGTGCGACACCGTCAGCCAGAACGGCGGCAGCGAGTGGATCGAGTAGAACACGCCGGACAGGAACGTCAGCGGCATGATCAGGAAGTTCTGGAACGCGGCCAGCTGGTCGAACTTCTCGGCCCAAATGCCGGCGATCAGGCCCATGG is part of the Oxalobacteraceae bacterium OTU3CAMAD1 genome and encodes:
- the hisG gene encoding ATP phosphoribosyltransferase yields the protein MSAFQAQAPANQQLILALSKGRIFEDTLPLLEAAGITVTENPETSRKLILSTNDPDVRVIIVRATDVPTYVQHGAADFGVAGKDVLLEHGGEGLYQPIDLNIAACRMSVAVKNGFDYETAVRQGARLRVATKFVQTAREHFAKKGVHVDLIKLYGSMELAPLVGLSDAIVDVVSTGNTLRANDLVEVEAIMDISSRLIVNQAALKLKRERLQPIIEAFERASKK
- the murA gene encoding UDP-N-acetylglucosamine 1-carboxyvinyltransferase, which codes for MDKLLIQGGNRLHGDINISGAKNAALPILCAGLLTAGDLELTNVPHLHDVATMLKLLKETGLQVKQDGDAVTLNGSAINKLEAPYELVKTMRASILVLGPLLARFGEAKVSLPGGCAIGSRPVDQHIKGLQALGAEITIDAGYIYAKCAKLKGARIVTDMITVTGTENLLMAATLAEGETILENAAREPEVTDLANLLVAMGAKIEGIGTDRLVIQGVAELHGAKHAVISDRIEAATFLCAVAATGGDITIRNTRVDIMDAALDKLREVGLKMTIGDNWIRAQMDQRPEPVTFRTTEYPGFPTDMQAQFMAVNTIASGPSRVTETIFENRFMHVQEMNRLGASIETDGNTAHIKGVAQLVGAPVMATDLRASASLVIAALAARGETLIDRIYHLDRGYDQMEVKLSAVGANIKRIK
- a CDS encoding BolA family transcriptional regulator → MTTTPELIHGYISAGLECTHLEVEGDGQHFQAVIVSPAFAGKRPIQRHQIVYAALGDRMREEIHALSMKTLTPEEYKG